In the Leptotrichia sp. oral taxon 847 genome, one interval contains:
- a CDS encoding GNAT family N-acetyltransferase produces MNFRKSEPKDVTRILEIIEMAKEELKKMGLNQWQNGYPNRDSIESDIKKGISYVLETQIDRENKVVATIALSPEKEAPYSKIDGKWLTFGDYVVIHRIAVDKNVKNQGIATKLLEFSQDVCLKNNIFSLRADTHENNEPMKKILEKQQFKYCGVIFLDREPDIGAKRIAFEKILQKKPVINDIRKKI; encoded by the coding sequence ATGAATTTTAGAAAATCAGAGCCAAAAGATGTTACCAGAATTTTGGAAATTATTGAGATGGCAAAGGAAGAGCTAAAAAAAATGGGGCTAAATCAATGGCAAAATGGCTATCCAAATAGAGACTCAATTGAAAGTGATATAAAAAAAGGGATAAGTTATGTGCTGGAAACTCAAATTGACAGAGAAAATAAAGTTGTGGCGACAATTGCACTCTCACCTGAAAAAGAGGCACCATATAGTAAAATTGATGGAAAATGGCTGACTTTTGGCGATTATGTGGTAATTCATCGAATTGCGGTTGATAAAAATGTAAAAAATCAGGGAATTGCCACAAAACTTTTGGAATTTTCACAAGATGTCTGCCTAAAGAATAATATTTTCAGCTTGAGAGCGGACACGCATGAAAATAACGAGCCGATGAAGAAAATTTTGGAAAAACAGCAATTTAAGTATTGTGGAGTAATATTTTTGGACAGAGAGCCAGATATTGGAGCGAAAAGAATTGCGTTTGAAAAGATTTTGCAAAAAAAACCTGTGATAAACGATATTAGAAAAAAAATATGA
- a CDS encoding uracil-DNA glycosylase — protein MVNIGNDWDEIFSLKDEFKKDYYRKMRKFLVSEYKTKTIYPKANEIFTAFKLTSYKNCKVVLLGQDPYHGPNQAHGLAFSVKQGVMLPPSLKNIYKEISDEYGYQMSNSGYLEKWAKQGVLLLNTALTVVAGKANSHSKIGWEIFTDNVISYLNEREDPIIFILWGNNAKSKKKLINLEKHYILESVHPSPLSASRGFFGCGHFKKVNEILRKLGKKEIDWQI, from the coding sequence ATGGTAAATATTGGAAATGACTGGGATGAGATTTTTAGTTTGAAAGATGAGTTTAAAAAAGATTATTACAGGAAAATGAGAAAATTTTTGGTGTCAGAATATAAGACAAAGACGATTTATCCAAAGGCTAACGAAATTTTTACGGCTTTTAAACTTACAAGTTATAAAAACTGTAAGGTAGTTTTGCTGGGTCAGGATCCTTATCATGGGCCAAATCAGGCACATGGACTGGCTTTTTCCGTAAAACAGGGAGTTATGCTTCCCCCGTCGCTAAAAAATATTTATAAGGAAATTAGTGATGAATATGGTTATCAAATGAGTAATAGCGGGTATTTAGAAAAGTGGGCAAAGCAAGGAGTGCTGCTTTTAAATACAGCTCTTACAGTTGTTGCGGGAAAGGCTAATTCTCACTCAAAAATCGGGTGGGAAATTTTTACTGACAATGTGATAAGTTATTTAAACGAAAGAGAAGATCCAATTATATTTATTTTGTGGGGTAATAATGCAAAAAGTAAGAAAAAGCTTATAAATTTGGAAAAACATTATATTTTGGAAAGTGTGCATCCAAGTCCATTATCTGCAAGTCGTGGTTTTTTTGGCTGCGGACATTTCAAGAAAGTTAATGAGATTTTGAGAAAATTGGGGAAAAAAGAGATTGACTGGCAAATATAA